Proteins encoded together in one Chloroflexota bacterium window:
- a CDS encoding M42 family peptidase translates to MEIDLQLLEKLTNACAVSGDEEAVRKIVLAEIEGHADEIRTDALGNVLATKAGTSSGARPRVMIAAHMDEVGFMLTSDDGDGLFRFEAVGGLDERQLVGKPVLVGAEEIPGVIGAKPIHLTTAGERQKAIPINSLRIDIGSNGAKAKPGDRATFATRFEKISASSHASIRAKAIDDRIGVASLITLLKNAPPNIDLLAAFTVQEEVGLRGAGVAAYAFNPDLAVALDSTPAMDLPVWDGEENIRYNTRLGAGPAIYVADAATLSHPRLIEHFRQSAEAASIPYQIRQPGGGGTDAGAIHRQRAGIPSISISVPARYIHTAAAI, encoded by the coding sequence ATGGAAATTGACCTGCAACTTCTCGAAAAACTGACCAATGCCTGCGCCGTTTCGGGCGATGAAGAAGCCGTGCGTAAAATTGTACTGGCCGAAATCGAAGGCCACGCCGACGAAATCCGCACCGACGCCCTGGGCAATGTACTGGCTACGAAAGCAGGCACAAGCTCCGGAGCGCGCCCGCGGGTGATGATCGCCGCCCACATGGATGAAGTTGGCTTTATGCTCACCAGCGACGATGGTGATGGCCTGTTTCGCTTCGAAGCCGTCGGGGGGCTGGATGAGCGCCAATTGGTCGGCAAACCCGTACTGGTCGGCGCGGAAGAAATCCCTGGTGTGATCGGCGCCAAACCCATTCATCTCACGACTGCTGGAGAACGCCAGAAGGCGATTCCGATTAATTCGCTGCGGATTGACATTGGCAGCAATGGCGCAAAAGCCAAACCCGGCGACCGGGCTACCTTTGCCACGCGCTTCGAGAAAATTAGCGCGAGCAGCCATGCGAGCATTCGCGCCAAAGCCATTGACGACCGCATTGGCGTGGCGAGTTTGATTACCCTGCTAAAAAACGCCCCACCGAATATTGACCTGCTGGCAGCCTTCACCGTACAAGAAGAAGTCGGGCTGCGCGGCGCGGGTGTGGCGGCCTACGCATTCAACCCCGATCTCGCTGTAGCCCTCGACAGCACCCCGGCCATGGATTTGCCGGTCTGGGACGGCGAAGAGAATATTCGCTACAACACGCGGCTGGGCGCTGGCCCGGCCATCTACGTAGCCGACGCGGCCACACTCTCACATCCGCGGCTGATCGAGCATTTCCGCCAAAGCGCCGAGGCCGCAAGCATCCCCTACCAGATTCGCCAGCCCGGCGGGGGCGGCACGGACGCCGGAGCGATCCACCGCCAACGGGCCGGAATTCCAAGTATATCTATCTCTGTTCCGGCGCGTTACATCCACACCGCGGCAGCGATTTG
- a CDS encoding M42 family metallopeptidase, with product MPGPSGYENEIREAVRAEIEAYADEIRVDALGNLIARKAASGAKPSGQRVMLSAHLDEIGIIATHIDENGFVRFSNLGGVFPRYTPAGRVRFLNGAAGVIDTEKIESSFRVPPIDEMFIDVGASSRADCLVKVGDVAVFERPFSEMGNRLVSKAMDDRVSVAILIAALKALKASPHDLYFVFSVQEEVGVRGAATAAFGIEPTLGLAVDVTRTGDTPKGITMEVSLGQGPAIKVKDSGMIADPRVVNWMVNRAEADEIPYQLEVLERGSTDARAIQLSRSGVPAGCLSIPCRYIHSPSEMIDLGDVENALRLLLGLLQNPIELK from the coding sequence ATCCCCGGCCCATCAGGATACGAAAACGAAATCCGTGAAGCGGTGCGCGCTGAAATTGAAGCCTATGCCGATGAAATTCGTGTAGATGCGCTGGGCAACCTGATCGCCCGTAAAGCGGCATCGGGAGCCAAACCTTCCGGGCAGCGCGTGATGCTTTCGGCGCACCTGGACGAGATTGGTATTATCGCCACGCATATCGACGAAAATGGCTTCGTGCGCTTCAGCAATCTGGGCGGGGTTTTTCCACGCTACACCCCCGCCGGGCGGGTACGCTTTCTCAATGGCGCCGCGGGCGTAATTGACACCGAAAAAATCGAGAGTAGTTTTCGCGTGCCGCCAATTGACGAAATGTTCATTGATGTGGGCGCCAGCAGCCGCGCCGATTGCCTGGTCAAAGTTGGCGATGTGGCTGTTTTCGAGCGCCCTTTCAGCGAAATGGGCAACCGCCTGGTCTCCAAAGCGATGGATGACCGCGTCAGCGTTGCTATTCTCATCGCCGCGCTCAAAGCGCTTAAAGCCAGCCCACACGATCTGTATTTCGTTTTCAGTGTGCAAGAAGAAGTCGGCGTGCGCGGCGCAGCCACGGCGGCATTTGGCATTGAGCCTACACTCGGTCTGGCCGTGGATGTCACTCGCACGGGCGACACCCCCAAAGGCATCACGATGGAAGTCAGCCTGGGGCAAGGCCCGGCGATCAAGGTCAAAGATTCGGGCATGATCGCCGACCCGCGCGTGGTCAATTGGATGGTCAACCGCGCCGAAGCCGATGAAATCCCTTACCAACTAGAAGTACTCGAACGCGGCAGCACCGATGCGCGTGCCATCCAGCTCTCGCGCTCTGGCGTTCCGGCGGGCTGTCTCTCGATCCCCTGCCGCTACATCCACAGCCCCTCCGAGATGATCGATCTGGGCGATGTCGAAAACGCCCTGCGACTGCTGCTCGGGCTGCTGCAAAACCCGATAGAATTAAAATGA